CAACATCCGTGTCATCAAACGCATTGCCCAGTGACATCATACGCACGGCGTGGGTCACTTTTGCAAATCCATCTGAAACGCGTGCGCCCACTTGTTCAGTAGGGCTGTCGGAGCGTTTCAGTTCGGGGAATCGCGCCTCGATCTCGGCATTGCGACGCTTGAGAGCATCATAGTCGGCATCCGAAATTTCTGGAGCATCTTCAGTGTGATAAAGCTGGTTTGCCCGCAGCAATTCCTTGGCGAGCCGGGCCAATTCTTCCCGTGCTTCATCTTCTGTCAGATCTGCGATTGCTGTGGTATCGCTCATGGCCCCGCCCTGTCACGTCGTCTTGAAAACCAGTGATAGGACGAGGCCATGGTCAGGTCCAGTGTTGTGCTGACACGCGAGTGGATTTACCGCCCCGGACCATCGACGGTAGCAATCAGATCAGATTAGGCACCCACGGCCATGCGGGTTTCACCCATGTTGTTGGCTTGCGGATCACGCAGGACATATCCACGGCCCCAGACCGTCTCGATATAATTCTCACCACCGGTCGCATTGCTGAGTTTCTTGCGTAACTTGCAGATGAAGACGTCGATAATCTTGAGCTCGGGCTCATCCATGCCGCCGTAGAGATGGTTCAGGAACATTTCTTTGGTCAGTGTTGTTCCTTTCCGCAGGCTCAGAAGTTCCAGCATCTGATATTCCTTGCCTGTCAGGTGTACGGTTTTTCCGTTCACCTCTACGGTTTTGGCATCCAGATTTACGGCGACCTGCCCGGTGTGTATCACGGATTGAGAATGCCCCTTAGAGCGGCGGATAATCGCATGAATGCGCGCCACCAGCTCTTCGCGATGGAAAGGTTTGGTCAGATAATCGTCTGCTCCAAATCCAAATCCCTTGATCTTGCTTTCGGTGTCATCAGCGCCCGACAGGATCAGGATCGGTGTCTCTACCCGTGCTATGCGCAGTTGGCGCAACACTTCATGGCCGTTCATATCCGGCAAGTTCAAGTCCAACAGGATGAGGTCGTAATCATATAGCTTGGCCAGATCGATGCCTTCTTCGCCAAGGTCCGTCGCATACACGTTGAGATTGGCGTGTGTCAGCATCAGTTCGATGCTTTTGGACGTGGTTGGATCATCCTCGACAAGAAGTATGCGCATGTTCACTGCTCCAATTTAGGTCAAATTCTTCAACTGATTTGAGCCTGAATAAAAATGGTTAATCTGACGTTACCGTTGAATCATTTATTCACTTTCACCTTTAAGTTGTCGATATTTTTTTAAGGCCGTCACCTTCAACGCATCGATCCCGTGCTCAGCAACTGCTGAGACCCACGAGTTGAACTCTTCATCGCTGATGCCATAGCGCTTTTTGGCTTCGGACAACGAAATCAACCCATAAAGTACACCACGCACGACGATCACCTTGCGCGACGCCACCCAGCGCCGCGTATCCGCAGGAGGCAAATCGGCGCGTGTCAGCACGCTCCCGTCCGGTAGGGTGACCGACCTTGGACCTTCCACTTTGTGCAAATACATCTCTCATACCTTCTGCTGCTGCGACAAAGCTGCACCCAGCCTACTTAAAAGGGCGTGAAACCGCCCCTTGAGAGTGTCTAGAATTTTCTTATATTCTGCCGGTCTTTCTTAACCCGGACAGGAACCACCTATGGCCCTCGATACCGAGACCCCGCTGAACTCGCTTGGCTTTGCCAAACCACCCTCGGAAACGCGGGTTGTCGTGGCCATGTCCGGCGGTGTGGACAGCTCTGTTGTGGCGGCCCATCTCGCTGATCAAGGCTATGATGTCGTAGGTGTTACTCTGCAGCTTTACGATCACGGTGCGGCGTTGGCCAAGAAAGGCGCGTGCTGTGCGGGGATCGACATTCACGATGCGCGTCGCGTGGCGGAAGAACGCGGGTTCCCTCACTACGTCTTGGACTATGAAAATATCTTCAAGGACGCTGTAATCGACGAATTCGCCGACAGCTATCTTGCCGGCG
The Ruegeria sp. SCSIO 43209 genome window above contains:
- the ctrA gene encoding response regulator transcription factor CtrA, translating into MRILLVEDDPTTSKSIELMLTHANLNVYATDLGEEGIDLAKLYDYDLILLDLNLPDMNGHEVLRQLRIARVETPILILSGADDTESKIKGFGFGADDYLTKPFHREELVARIHAIIRRSKGHSQSVIHTGQVAVNLDAKTVEVNGKTVHLTGKEYQMLELLSLRKGTTLTKEMFLNHLYGGMDEPELKIIDVFICKLRKKLSNATGGENYIETVWGRGYVLRDPQANNMGETRMAVGA
- a CDS encoding DUF1153 domain-containing protein, whose amino-acid sequence is MYLHKVEGPRSVTLPDGSVLTRADLPPADTRRWVASRKVIVVRGVLYGLISLSEAKKRYGISDEEFNSWVSAVAEHGIDALKVTALKKYRQLKGESE